The sequence CCAATTGGGCAAAAAAATGGGTAACGCCGTAACGCTACCCGATTGAACTTTATGTGATTACCGCCGGAGACAAATTGAATTTGTTTGATGAATTAGTCGATGAAGCCCATTAGTTCGTAAGCATTATCGATTTCATTGGAAAAGATCGGACGATCGCCGGGCAGCTTGTCTGACTCGACTAAGCCATTCGGGCTCGCCATTACAGGACGACCACCGGGCAAATCCAAACCTTCAACGGCGTGGAAGTCGCTGATGAAGATCGCGCTACCACCAGGCAGGGCATCATATACTTTCAGGTCCGATGACTGAATCGGACGACCATTCAAAATTGTCCCAAATACAGCCATAGCACTAGCGGCGACAGGTCGCTCACCGGCCATCTGCAATGTGCCAACCATTTCAACTTCATTCGGCATAACGGGACGCTCCCAAATAGATAAAGACGGGGTTTGCTTGACAATCGAACCTTTGGCGGCAGCCTTTGCTTTGACCGGTTTGGGATCGACCTTAACTTCTGCTTGGCTCATACTACTGCTTCCTGATTTGGTGGATTTTGCTGCCGTAGTTTTGGCGGTAGTCGTTTTGGCGGCGGCCTTAGATGAACTAGACGTCTTACTGCTAGCAGTTGCAGTGGCCTTGGCTTTCGATGTACCGGTGCTAGCTTTAGCGGCGGCAGCTTTGACTGCAGATGCATTGGATTTAGTGGTTTCTGACCGAGAATTAGTGGTCTGAGTGGTCGTCGGCTCAGTGGAACCTGTGGTTTTGCTGTCTGCGACACCATCGGCTTTCGAGGGAACTTTCTTGGCCGAGTCGGAAGTAGCAGCTTTGGTCTCAGGTGCGGCAGTTGGTTTTGAGTCAGTGGTTGACTGCGATGCCGGAGTCGTTGCTTTGCGAGTCGAGGCTTTTCTAGTTCTGCGGACTGCCATGGGCTTTGACTCCTCCAGACGACACATAGCAAGTAGCGCAATTGAATGAAATTGCGCTAAAACGCTACTCGATCAAATCAGTAAATCTTAAGTAAACATTATAGGTGCAAATGGCTCGTCCATCGTCGGTGGGATTGCTTGGGAGAACTTATGCGTCGAATTTTAGATGCTAATGAGTTGGTTTGGTTTAACGATTGGTCAATTGCTGGAAGGGGCAATCGACACAAAAAGCGTGCATCATTTTAGACGCACGCTTTTGCTGAAGGCACTGGATTTGAGTGCTAGCAGATGGGATTAAACGCCAGCTGTGACTCGAGCAGCTTCTTTTTTGCCAACCAAACGCTCATAGGTGGCACGCATTTTAAGACCCGTCAACACCTGCCATAGCCCGGTGCCGTTGTTTGAACCGGGATACTCTTTGTGCTGCAGAAGTAGCTCAGTTGCTTCACCGGCATAACGAGTTGAGAGGTTACTCAGGTGCTTCTCGATATAAATTACTTCTTCGAGGTTGTCAAACTGACCGTCGACCTCGAGTACCGATACACTGTGGCCGAAGTACTCGTCAGGGCCATAATGCATTTTAATTCCCGGGTAGGAACAAGTCAGCTTACGACCGCAAGGGATCCAGTCAATTGTGGAGCCTTCATCAAATAGATAAGCCGGCTCAAATCCTTCAATGCCCTCGCGCTGGATCATCTGGACTCGCAGCACTTTACGCTCGGTATCATCTTTAATCAGCTGAGTCGGCAAGACGCGAATGACAACGTCAGCTTCGCCTTTCTGCGGATCGATGAACTTATCGAAGTCAGGCTTGCGCGATTGGATTTGGGCCAATACGTCTTCATAGGTGTGACCACGCTCAGCCATGTCACGCTGGATCTTCCAGGCGATCTTAACTTCGTCATCAATGTCGAGATAAACGCTAAAGTCGAGGAGGCCGCGCACTCGCTCATCATAAATTGGGTGCAAACCTTCGATGACCACAACGTGGTTCGGGTCGATCGGTTCTGGGGGATCAAGCTCACCAGTTTCATGGTTGTAGATCGGCTTCATGATCTGATTGCCTTCTTTCAGAGACTTGATTTGCTCGTACATCAAGTCAAAGTTGTTGGCACGGGGGTCGAGGGCTGTAATACCAGTCTCTTTACGCTGCTTCCGATCCAGACTGTGGTAATCGTCGAGGCAAATTACCGTTACAAAGTCTTCACCAAACAGGTCGGTGATACGACGCAAAAAGGTCGACTTACCGCAACCTGAGTCGCCGGCCACGCCGATGAGAACCACACGGTCTGGCTTAGTCATAGCTTTCCTCTAACTCTTAAAATGTCTCTGCTGAACTGATTGATGCTGCAAGGGGCGATCGCTCCCAAAAACAGACCTACCCTGCACCAGTTATAACGGTGCCAACGCTCTCCATAGCCTACACTACCAAGGACCGCGACAAAACCCGCCGGCCAGATGATTTCTGGCTTGGACAAAAATTTCGTCTGGTTCCGATAGGAGAGTTGATTATGAGAGAGTTAGGTATTTATACTTCTCTTGTGAGAATCCTAGCGTTTAATGGGAGTGCTCACAAGGGGCAAGATTGAGCTTTAACTAGATCTTTTTTAATGATCCAGGCTTGTTGATTGGGCGCAAAACCTAAAGCTTCTCTTAACTCACTGGGGAGACTCTAGAATTTATGCGCCGCTCAATGAGAGAATATGCTCACTTGTTTTTTAAGTTTTGCGATCGTACGAATGATTTTTTAGTGGCCTATGCGATCTCTCTAAACTGCTTCATCAATGGAGAAATCCTTTGCCTTGGTAGGGATTTGGCAGAGATTGCCACTAAATTTGATGCTCGATTGCACACAGTGCTTGTATCAGGTCTAGCTTGGGAGAAATTTATCGCGATGTTCAATTCCAGTGCAGGTAGCACCCAGTCCTCGGCCAACCGTATGTATCGGTATGAGGTAATTCAGTATTTGGGTGGCCGTCGAAGCGGCAGCACATTCATGACTGCCCCTTACAGCCGGATGAGCGACATCATGCGGCAAGTCGCTCGCCAAGGTGGCAAAATTGTCAGCATTACACCACTTGATTCTGTTCCTGCTGTACAGACGGCGGGTGGCGCAACTACTAATAATGCTGTTAAATCAGCAGCGAAGGCAAAATCTGTGGATACAAAGAAAATTCCGGTTAATACCTATAAGCCGAAAAACCCATTGATTAGTAAAGTGATCTCTAACGATCCTTTAGTGGGTGAAGGTGGCATCGGGATTGTGCAGCATATCAAGTTTGATTTGACTGGCAGTGACCTGAAGTACGTTGAAGGTCAGAGCATCGGGATTATTCCCCCAGGTGTTGATAAAAAGGGTAAGCCCGAGAAGTTGCGTCTTTACTCGATCGCATCCACGGGTCACGGTGATGATGTTGACGATAAGACAATTTCGCTATGTGTGCGTCAGCTGGTGTACCAGAACGACGCAGGCGAGACGATTGAAGGTGTTTGCTCGACCCACCTGTGCTTTGTGAAGCCGGGTGATGAAGTGAAGATTACCGGTCCTGTCGGTAAAGAGATGCTTTTGCCGCCGGATGAAGATGCAAATGTCATTATGTTTGCTACGGGGACAGGCATCGCACCGATGCGGGCTTATCTGTGGCGGATGTTTAAGGATAGAGAGCGCGAAGCAAATCCGGATTATCAGTTTAAGGGCTTTGCTTGGTTGGTGTTTGGTGTGCCGAAGACGCCGAATATTCTATACAAGCAAGAACTTGAAGAGATGCAGGAGAAGTATCCTGATAACTTCCGTCTGACTTATGCGATTAGCCGTGAGCAGCAAAACAGCGAAGGTGGCCGGATGTACATCCAGCACCGCGTGGGTGAGAATGCTGCCGAGCTATGGTCGATGATGAAGAATCCGAAGACCCACACCTATATTTGCGGGTTGCGCGGAATGGAGCCGGGGATTGAGGAAGCACTGGGTGCAGAATCAGCCAAGGAAGGCATTGAGTGGAAGGACTACATGCGCCAGATGAAGAAAGAGCATCGCTGGCATGTTGAGACTTACTAAGTCGATTAATTCTGCTTCAACTCGTCCGAAGTGATCACCTTAAAACGCCGTAATCATTCAGATGATTACGGCGTTTCAGCTATGAGTGTGGCTGGCAATTGACTTCTATAAATAAATTAGGTGACTTCTATCAACAGGTTGTGGGTTGTCTGTCGGATCAATTGGGTTCAAAGCGTCGGGTCGTTTGTCTGACGCCGTTGAGTCAAATTGGTGGGGGAGTTGGCGGCGGCGGTTAGCTCTTCCTGTAAAAACTGTTGGTAGAGTTCGGGAAGCTTGGCGCTCATTGAATTTGTTTCAATCCCATAGCCGAGACTTGTCCAGGTGTTTGAGAGTTTGGCCAAGACATCGCGGACATACCCTTGCTGTAGCGTCACGCGTAAATCGCTGCCCCAAGCGGCGGGATCGGTGAGCCACGCATAGAGTACGGCGTCTTGGTACTGTGGCTCAAAGCTGTAGCGTTCCCAGACGATAAAGCGGGAGGGGTAGGGATGGTAAATCCGGGCTTTTTCTGTCCAAGTGGTGCTCAGAAATTGATAGCGTCCGGCGGCGGTTGAGCAGCGGCCGGTGTTGGGGCCAACAGTGATGCTAGTGCAGCGATCGGGGTGTTGGGTAAGGTCCTCGGCATATTCGCCGCCGTGAATGATGGCGTAGGGATTGGGGTAGTTGGACTCACTCATGGAGATGGTCCGCATTAAGGCCCGAATATAGGGATCACCACCTTGCATCACGAGCGGCGCGTTACCGCCTTTAAATTCTTGTGTTTCAACCACGGGACTTTTTCCCCGCAGACCCTGTACGGCAAACATGAGCCATAGCAGGATAGTGGCGTGGGTTAAAAATTTACCGAGTGAATAACCTTTGGACATGCTTTTTATTGCTTCGTGATGCCAATTGGCTTGGCTGGATCAGTAGACGCGATCAACACCCGCCAGAATTCTACAGCGAGTTGGGGATCGGTCAAATCTTTTTGTTCACGGTTTCCTAACCTCAAGTTGTGTGCATTTGATGGTGACTTAAACCGGATTATGCGGGAGTTCAATCATGGTTTAACCGGTGCTTTGGCTGAGGAGGGGCGCTGCCCCAAGCAGGGTTTTAGTGTATTCCGCTTGAGGGGATTTGAAAATTGCTTCTGTAGCATCTAATTCAATGATTTTGCCGCCATTCATGACGGCGATGCGATCACAGAAAAACCGGGCGACCCAAAGGTCATGGGTGATGAATAAATAGGTCAGGTTGAGCTCGGCTTTGAGATCGCGCATTAAGTCGAGGACCTGGGTCCGCACTGTGGCATCGAGCATGCTCACCGGTTCATCACAGATGACTAATCGGGGTTTGGTGATGAGTGCCCGGGCGATCGCGACGCGTTGCTGTTGCCCGCCAGAGAGTTCGCCGGGGTAACGATCAAAAAATATTGTCGGATCCAAACCAACGCGTTCCATAATTGCTTCAACTTGGATCCGACCTTCCCCTGGGGCCGCCATTTTGTGAATTAGGAGTGGATCGAGAATACTAGCGCCCACGGTCATGCGGGGATTGAGGCAAGCGCGGGGATCCTGAAAGATCATTTGAATCTCGCGGCGTTGTTGTTGCATGGCTTGCCGGCCAAAGCCGGAGAGGTTTTGGCCGGCGAATTCGACATTGCCGGATGTGGGTTTAATCAGTTGGAGAATGGTGCGGGAAAGGGTGGATTTGCCGCAGCCGGATTCGCCGACGAGTCCGAGGGTTTCGCCGGGATAAATTTCTAGGTCGATGCCATCAACGGCGCGGATTGTGCGATCGGACTTTTTGCCAAGCAGATTGCTGAGGAAGTTCGATTCGAGGCTGTAGTGCTGCTTCAGGTTAGACAGTTTGAGCAGGGGTTTTGTATCGTTCAGGGCTTGTGCGACTGAAGATTTGGCGCCAGATTCCAAGTAGAGTGCCGATTTGAGGAGGGTTTTGGTATAAGGATGCTCGGGGGTTTGGAATACCTTTTCCGTGCTACCAAGCTCAACAATTTTGCCGTCGTACATGACCGCAATGCGATCGCAATATTGCCCGACCACGGCTAGATCGTGCGATACCAGGACCAAAGCCATTTGCCGCTCATTACAGAGGCGCGTTAGCTCGTCGAGAATTTGGGCGGAGACGGTGACATCAAGGCTGGTTGTTGGTTCATCGGCGACAATGAGTTGGGGGTTGAGTAAAAGGGCGAGGGCGATCGCCACCCGCTGGCGCATGCCCCCACTAAACTCATGGGGGTACTGTTTCCAGCGATCGGCGGGAATATTGACGGCCGTTAGGGCGTCGAGGGATCGCTGCTTGGCTTCAGCTTGTGAAAGTTCTGGTTCGTGGGAAAGCAGAGTTTCAATACAGTGATCGCCGATCGTCAGCAGCGGATTTAGCCGGGTCATGGGGTCTTGGAATACCAAGGATACGACTTCGCCGCGAAAGCGCCGCGCTTGGGCGGGGGTAAGCCGTGCGGTGGATTGGCCATTGACGAGCACATCCCCATCGATCCGTGAACCATCGGGCAGCATTTTGAGAATGGCCCGGCCGAGAGTGGATTTGCCACAGCCTGATTCGCCAACGAGACCGATACGTTCGCCGGGTTTGAGCTGAAAGGAGACGTTGTCTACCACCCATTGCTCACTGCGAGGATAGGCAATGCTGAGGTTTGCGACGGATAGAAGAGAATCGCTCATAGCGGCAATCGGGCGGAGGGCATTTAGATTTGCTTAATAGTCTAACAGTGGAGCTGTGATTGCAGACTTGCGGGAGACTTCATGGGCCGATCAAAATTTTCCGCAAAGAAATCTTGGTTCAAGGGAGCAAGCCAAGTCAAAATAGGAGGCGATAAAGCATCCCGACTGTTGATTGGTCTTGCCTGTGGCTGTTCAAAATCCCCAAGAAGTACATTTGCAAAGTGCGCGTGATAGTTTGGCGCAAACATTAGGTAATTATTGCCAGTGTATGGATGCTGCTGCTAAACGGCCGGGCGGTGAGACGTTGCGGGCGTTGTTGGAAAAAGAACTTGACCAGTTGGCCACGACGCTAGAAAAAATTGATCAACAGATCGTCCGAATTGCAGTGTTTGGTTTGGTGAGTCGAGGTAAATCGGCGGTGCTCAATGCAATTGTGGGTGAAAACCGGGCGGCAACGGGACCTTTGAACGGGGTGACGCGCCAAGTCAATGTGCTGAAATGGTCGCCGACGGATGCGGCGGATATGACGGCGATCGCCGTTGAGTTAATGGATACGCCAGGACTCGATGAGGTTGAGGGCGAAGCGCGAGCCGTGATGGCGGCGGATGTGGCAACACAGTGTGATCTGATTTTGTTTGTGGTGGCGGGGGAGATTACGCGGGTAGAGTATGAGGCGTTATGTGAGTTGCGAGTCGCTCAAAAGCCTTTGATCTTGGTCTTTAACAAAGTTGATCTATATCCTAATCAGAGCCGTGCCCAGGTCTACCAAGATTTGCTGGAGTTGAGTAGTCAGTCGATGCGGGATAGCCAGTTGCAGCAACTGTTGTCTGAAGATGAGGTCGCTTTGGTTGCTGCGGATCCAAAGCCGGAACAGGTTCGGGTTGAACGTGCAGATGGCGAGGTTGAGTATCTTTGGGAAAAGCCCCCGGTGCAGATTGCGGCTTTGCAACAGCGGTTGCTGAAGCTGTTGAAGCAAGAGGGGCGATCGCTGTTGGCGCTGAACGCTTTAACGCAGTCGCGGCGGGCGGAAAAAGTCATGGCTGAGGCGATTATTGCGAGCCGTGCGGTCGAGGCGGAAGCTCTAATTTGGCGATTCACTCGATATAAGGCGATCACGGTGGGCCTCAATCCGTTTGGGTTCTTGGATTTTGTGGGGGGGGCGATCGCGGATTTGACCTTGATTCGTGAATTGTCGAAGTTATATGGGTTGCCGATGACGCGCTACGAAGCCGGTAATTTGCTCAAAACAATTCTGATTAGTTCGGGTGTGTTGTTGGGATCGGAGTTGTTTGGCTTAGTTTTGGGTGTGGGTAAGGGGTTTTCGGCGTTGGTTGATGGCGGTAATTTGGCGGTGTTTACAGGGGTGGGTCTAGTGCAAGCGGGTGCGGCTGGGTATGGCGCTTATTCCGTGGGACGGGCGGCGCAGGTGTATTTAGAGCAAGGATGTAGCTGGGGTGAAAAAGGCGCAAATACGGTGATCCAAGAAATTCTTGGTCAGATTGATGAGGAAGGTGTGATGTATCGGATTAAAGAGGAATTGCTTTAGGTGGGAAATTCGACGCTGCGCATTAATTTCAGTGCCCCGTAACAGGGTCGACTTGGTTGCGATCGATGGGGTGAGTGGATTAGCCAGCCAATTGCTCTGGCGAGGTGTTGCCTGGGTGGACATCTGATTTAGTCAAGGTGTCACCGATTTAGTCGAGGTGTAAGCCGATTTTCCCCGAAACCTATCTGGCAAATAGTGGCCATTCAAATAAGGCGATTTCGGGCGTCGCACCTAAGCGTGCGCGGGTATGTGATCCCCCCAAACCTTGTGAAACGTATAGTTGTGGCGCACGATCGTCGTACCAACCGCGAATATACTCGCCAGAACCGCGTGGCAAGATTGGAGCAAATCCGAGAAATGTGATTTGTCCACCGTGTGTATGACCGGAAAGCATTAGCTGTGGTTTAAAGCGGGCTAATGCCTGTCGTTCTGGCTGGGTCAGTAAATCTCGCTGATCGGGCGCATGGGCCAAAATTAGATGATTCGCTTCTGGTTCAACATCTTGGAGCGCCTGGAGTAGGTTGGGTTTGCCTTCGACGGTGTCATCCAGCCCAGTCAGTAAAATCCGGTGGGTTTGGTGCTGATGCACAATACTTTCGTTGATCATCAGCGTACAGTCATATTTGGCATAGCTGGCTTTTAAATCTTGGAGATCGACGTTGGAATGATTTTCCCAGTTGCCGAGAATTGCGTATTTGGCTGGTGCTTGATCGATTAAGGCGAGAAATTCTTCGAGAATCGGTAAGGTGGTGGTTCGATCGACGATATCCCCGGTGAATAAAATTAAGTCCGGTTTGAGTTGATTGACTTTTGCGGCGACCCTGTGGGCGAAGCGATCGATGACTTTGATATGAATGTCGCTGATCTGGACAAGTTTCAGCACTTGGCCACTGGGAATGCCGGGCTGCTTGAGTTTGGCAAAGTGTTGGCTGAGATTGTGGTAGGAGATGCGGACTTGTTGTGGCTCAATCCAAAACGTATGACCGGCGAGCGCCGTTACACCAGTGACCCCAAATAATTTCAGTACGGTTCGACGTTTCATAGCGTTTGTAGTGGTGTTGGGGGGCTTATGATAGGGGGACAGTTTGAGTGACTTCTCACTAGCTATGGATACCCAGGCGAAGCAAATTTATAACGACAAAACTGTCTATCACGATAATGGTTTCGATCGCTTATTTATTGCCTTGTTCAGTCACAAGATGGCAAAGGCGGTAGACCGGCCAATTCGATTCAGTGGCTACGACGGATTTGTTGATCTCTCGAAGCAGATTATGGCGGGGCGTAACTCCCAGGATCAACAGCGATTGGTGGCAGTGGTATTGCAGTCTTTGGTGCCCGCACCGGTTTTGTGGTTGATTCGGACATTATTTTCGCCAACGCAATGGGTCTGTGAGGCGAATGCCTGGTTTGCGACATTGTTGTTTGACTGGTTGGTCGGACCTTGTCATGTGAAATCGGTGGATTTGCAATTAGCCGATGGGACGACTCGGAGTCAAAAAAGTGTCGTGCAGATTGAGAAGTGCCGCTATCTCGAACAAAGTGGCTGTGTAGGGATGTGCATTAATATGTGCAAATTGCCGACGCAGAAGTTTTTTACCGATGATTTTGGAATTCCGTTAACGATGATTCCGAACTTTGAAGACCTCAGTTGTGAAATGATTTTTGGGCAAACCCCGCCGCCGTTAGAAACGGAAGATGCCTATACACAGCCGTGTTTGGCGACGATGTGTAGTCTGGCGAAGACGACGGCACCGCCCTGTCCCAAGGTGCGTGAGTAGCGGTATTGGGGGTGGCGATTCGGGTTTAATCCACTGGTTTGAGGGCATGACGATATAATTTTGAAGAGTAACTTGAAACTACTTGATGACTCCCTCTTCCACCAATCACTCACGTCTGAACGCTGGATACGCATGAAATCTCCTACTTTGTTTCGCTATGGTGCGGTGGCCCTGCTCGTGGGCACGATCGCTGTTGGTTGTAACGCCACTGATTCTTCGCAGCCGTCGAATCTGAAATCAGTATCGGTGACCCAGATTGTGGAGCATCCATCGCTGAATGCGGTGCGGGATGGATTGAAGGAAGAATTGGTCTTGGCGGGGTTCGATCCTGACAAGACGCTGAATTGGCAATGGGAAAGTGCGCAGGGTAATCCGCCGACCGCCACACAAATCGCCCAAAAGTTTGTGGGCGAAAGTCCGAATGTAATTGTGGCGATTTCGACTCCATCGGCGCAGAGTGCGGCCCAGGCTTCGAAGCAAACGCCCGTGATATTCTCGGCGGTGACGGACCCGATTAATGCCAAGTTGGTGACGCAGTTGGAAAAGCCGGGTGGCTTAATTACGGGTGTGCGAGATTTTGCCCCAGCGGATAAGCATTTAGATCTGATTGCCAAATTGGTGCCGAAGGCGAAGCGGGTCGGCGTGATCTATAACGCTGGGGAAAGTAACTCGGTGAGTATTGTCAACTTTGTGAAGCAGTCGGCACCGGCGCGGAAGATGACGGTGGTAGAGGCGACGGTGAGCAATTCGGCGGAGGTGGCGACGGCGGCTAAGAGCCTTGTGGGCCGGGCGGATGTGATCTACGTGCCGACGGATAATACGATCGTCTCGGCGCTGAATTCGGTGTTGCAAGTGGGCATTAAAAACAAGCTGCCGGTATTCTCTGGGGATAACGAATCGGTGGAGAAAGGGGCGATCGCCAGTCTAGGATTTAACTACAAAGATATTGGGAAGCAGACAGGCAAGATGGTGGTGCGGGTGTTGAAGGGGGAGAAACCGGGGGAGATCTCGGTCGAGTCACCATCACAAGTTGAGTTGGTGGTGAATCCGAAGGCGGCGCAACAGATGGGGGTGAAGATCCCCGATGCGATGTTGAAAGAAGCGGTAAAGGTGGTCAAGTAAGCCATGAATATTGTGGCCTTGTCGGGCGCGATCGAACTGGGTTTGCTTTATGGTTTGGTGGCGCTGGGCGTTTATTTGTCGTTTCGGGTGCTTGATTTTCCCGATTTGACGGCGGATGGCAGTTTTCCGTTGGGCGGGGCAGTGGCGGCGACGTTAATTGTGAAAGGCGTATCGCCTGTTTTGGCGACGATGATTGCGGTGTGTGCGGGGGCGTTGTCAGGAATCTGTACGGCGAGCTTGAACGTGAAGTTTAAGATCTTGAATTTGCTGGCCAGCATTTTGACCATGATTGCGCTGTATTCAATTAATCTGCGGATTATGGGCCAGCCGAATGTGTCGCTACTGGGTGAATCAACTATTCTGACGCCGCTGCAGGGTTGGCTACAAGCATTGCCGTCGTGGTTGGGGACACCGTTGGTGATGTTGGTGATTGTTGGGCTGGCGAAGCTGCTGCTGGATTGGTTTTTCAAGACGGAAATTGGACTGGCGATGCGGGCGACGGGGGCGAATCCCGATATGGCCCGGGCGCAGGGGATTAATACCGATCGGATGATTTTGCTCGGTATGGGATTGAGTAATGGTTTGATTGCGTTGGCGGGCGCGTTGTTTGCTCAGGTGAATGGGTTTGCCGATGTGACGATGGGGGTCGGGACGATCGTCTTTGGTTTGGCGGCGGTGATTGTGGGAGAAACGATTCTGTCCAAACGGGGAATTTTTTGGGCGACGTTGGCCGCGTTATTGGGTTCGGTGCTGTATCGGTTGGTGGTGGCGATCGCGCTGAATACACAGGTATTTGGGTTGCAGTCGCAGGATTTGAATTTGGTGACGGCGGTGTTGGTGGCGTTGGCGCTGATTTTGCCGAATTATCGCAAGTTGCGTTGGCGATCGAGCCGGTGATGCGGTGGATGTTATTGGTGTGGCGGATTTAGGTTTATGATTCAGCTTGAATCGATTGATGTGACATTTGAACCGGGGACGCCGTTGGAAAAGGTGGCGTTGCAAGGGTTGAATTTGACGATCACCACGGGCCAATTTGTGACGGTGATTGGCAGTAATGGTGCAGGTAAGTCAACGCTGCTGAATGTGTTGAGTGGTGAAATTCGACCGGATCGCGGGCGGGTGACGATCGAAGATCAGGATGTGACTAAATGGCCAACATATAAACGCGCCAAACTCGTTGCAAGGGTGTTTCAAAATCCGCTGGCGGGGTCTTGTGCGGATTTGACGATCGAGGAGAATTTGGCGTTGGCTTATCGGCGCGGGCGATCGCGGAAGTTGGGTAAAGCCCTAACCGCAAAAGTGCGCCAGGATTTTCGATTGCAGTTAGCGCGGTTAGAACTGGGTTTGGAAGATCGTTTGGGCGATCGGATGGGATTGCTTTCGGGAGGGCAACGGCAGGCGGTGAGTCTGTTGATGTCCGGTTTGGCCTCGAACCAAATTCTGCTCCTAGATGAACATACGGCGGCCCTCGACCCGAAGACAGCGGATTATGTATTGCGGCTGACGCGGGAACTGGTATCGGAGCGACAACTGACGACGCTGATGGTGACGCACAGTATGAAGCAGGCGTTGATGCTGGGCGATCGCACGATCATGATGCATGAAGGACAAGTGATTTTGGATGTGGCGGGGGAAGCGCGCTCGCGGCTGACCGTGAATGATCTATTGCAACAGTTTTCGCAGTTGCGGGGTGAAGAATTGGCGGATGATGCTTTGTTGTTGGACTGAATTGGTTGGTTAGATTAATCCGGTTTTGCTAGCCATAAAAAATCCCCTGATGAATTCATCAAGGGATTTGAAGCAGAAAATTTGAGTTTGAATGTCTATATCTTCGATCGTTCTCTACTCTTCGATCGTTACTTTTGTAATCTTGTCGCCTTGGGCGATCGCATTGACGACATCCATGTCACCAGTTTTGCCAAAGACGGTATGCAAACCATCCAGGTGGGGCTGGGGGCCGTGGCAGATAAAGAACTGACTACCGCCGGTGTCTGGACCCCGGTGGGCCATCGAGAGGCTGCCCGCTTCATGTTTGTGGGGATTGCCTTTGGTTTCGCAGGGAATGGTGTAGCCAGGGCCACCGTTGCCCATACCGTTGGGGCATCCACCCTGAATCATGAAATTGTTAATGACACGATGAAAATTGAGGCCATCGTAAAAGCCTTTCTTTGATAGCTCAACAAAGTTTTTGACTGTTCCAGGGGTCTCAGCATCAAACAGTTCTAGGTTGATTGTGCCCTTATCGGTTTCCATGATGGCGCGTGTCATAGGAGCTTCCTCTTCATTCCACAAGTCTTGCATTGCTCATCATAAGATGAAAGTTGCAGCTTGGGGCATCGGTCTAATTCGCAAGATTTGTGGCAGTTGGCTGTGGTAATGCGCGTGATGTTGGTTTGCTCTGTTTGTGTCTGGTCATCAGTAGATAAGCTGCCGGGACGAAATAGAGGGCGAGGAGGGTTGCGCCGGTAACGCCGCCCGCGATTGCCACCGCCAGTGGAGGCCAAAACGCACCGCCGCCCCAGATTAATGGCGCAAAGCCGAGCACCGTGGTCATGGTGGTGGTGAGCACATGGCGCGTGGAATGCATGACGACGCGCCGAATCGCTTGGGGATTGCCTGTCTGAGTTGTTGGATCTTCCTTGAGGGCGGTGAGGACGGTGATGGAGTCGTTGACGGCAACCCCGATCAGGCC is a genomic window of Romeriopsis navalis LEGE 11480 containing:
- a CDS encoding metallophosphoesterase, with protein sequence MKRRTVLKLFGVTGVTALAGHTFWIEPQQVRISYHNLSQHFAKLKQPGIPSGQVLKLVQISDIHIKVIDRFAHRVAAKVNQLKPDLILFTGDIVDRTTTLPILEEFLALIDQAPAKYAILGNWENHSNVDLQDLKASYAKYDCTLMINESIVHQHQTHRILLTGLDDTVEGKPNLLQALQDVEPEANHLILAHAPDQRDLLTQPERQALARFKPQLMLSGHTHGGQITFLGFAPILPRGSGEYIRGWYDDRAPQLYVSQGLGGSHTRARLGATPEIALFEWPLFAR
- a CDS encoding beta-carotene isomerase domain-containing protein, with the protein product MDTQAKQIYNDKTVYHDNGFDRLFIALFSHKMAKAVDRPIRFSGYDGFVDLSKQIMAGRNSQDQQRLVAVVLQSLVPAPVLWLIRTLFSPTQWVCEANAWFATLLFDWLVGPCHVKSVDLQLADGTTRSQKSVVQIEKCRYLEQSGCVGMCINMCKLPTQKFFTDDFGIPLTMIPNFEDLSCEMIFGQTPPPLETEDAYTQPCLATMCSLAKTTAPPCPKVRE
- a CDS encoding ABC transporter substrate-binding protein, producing MKSPTLFRYGAVALLVGTIAVGCNATDSSQPSNLKSVSVTQIVEHPSLNAVRDGLKEELVLAGFDPDKTLNWQWESAQGNPPTATQIAQKFVGESPNVIVAISTPSAQSAAQASKQTPVIFSAVTDPINAKLVTQLEKPGGLITGVRDFAPADKHLDLIAKLVPKAKRVGVIYNAGESNSVSIVNFVKQSAPARKMTVVEATVSNSAEVATAAKSLVGRADVIYVPTDNTIVSALNSVLQVGIKNKLPVFSGDNESVEKGAIASLGFNYKDIGKQTGKMVVRVLKGEKPGEISVESPSQVELVVNPKAAQQMGVKIPDAMLKEAVKVVK
- a CDS encoding ABC transporter permease; this encodes MNIVALSGAIELGLLYGLVALGVYLSFRVLDFPDLTADGSFPLGGAVAATLIVKGVSPVLATMIAVCAGALSGICTASLNVKFKILNLLASILTMIALYSINLRIMGQPNVSLLGESTILTPLQGWLQALPSWLGTPLVMLVIVGLAKLLLDWFFKTEIGLAMRATGANPDMARAQGINTDRMILLGMGLSNGLIALAGALFAQVNGFADVTMGVGTIVFGLAAVIVGETILSKRGIFWATLAALLGSVLYRLVVAIALNTQVFGLQSQDLNLVTAVLVALALILPNYRKLRWRSSR
- a CDS encoding ABC transporter ATP-binding protein, giving the protein MIQLESIDVTFEPGTPLEKVALQGLNLTITTGQFVTVIGSNGAGKSTLLNVLSGEIRPDRGRVTIEDQDVTKWPTYKRAKLVARVFQNPLAGSCADLTIEENLALAYRRGRSRKLGKALTAKVRQDFRLQLARLELGLEDRLGDRMGLLSGGQRQAVSLLMSGLASNQILLLDEHTAALDPKTADYVLRLTRELVSERQLTTLMVTHSMKQALMLGDRTIMMHEGQVILDVAGEARSRLTVNDLLQQFSQLRGEELADDALLLD
- a CDS encoding peptidylprolyl isomerase, which gives rise to MTRAIMETDKGTINLELFDAETPGTVKNFVELSKKGFYDGLNFHRVINNFMIQGGCPNGMGNGGPGYTIPCETKGNPHKHEAGSLSMAHRGPDTGGSQFFICHGPQPHLDGLHTVFGKTGDMDVVNAIAQGDKITKVTIEE